One part of the Scatophagus argus isolate fScaArg1 chromosome 12, fScaArg1.pri, whole genome shotgun sequence genome encodes these proteins:
- the f8 gene encoding coagulation factor VIII, translating into MTGTLLPPPPLLLLSFFFFFFTGGEAQIPAAAVREYYIAAVEIGWDYIHLDSVDPASDQRKFKDIPQKYIKAVYREYTDSTYTVPRPRPAWTGIQGPVIVAQAGDRVVVHFKNLASQPYSISPVGITYWKQSEGAGYDDSTAGQEKEDDAVFPGGYYEYVWDISPKDGPTVSDPECLTYSYSSQVDTVRDVNSGLIGALLICKSSAFADDGQRRNPAFVLMFAVFDETKSWYGEVGERMSRERFKKTRTRKEYHTINGYVNSTLPGLKICQGRNHVIWHVIGIGTAPEIHSIQFQDHSLEVLTHRKVTMEVTPMTFISAEMRPATLGRFLISCQIHAHRHDGMNAFFTVEKCPDPVTLPGPDLRNVKHQDDSEEYSEEDSEDYFNIISFQPRKPQVQARSSGGQQSKIWEHYIAIEEVTWDYAPHLKPTDSELQSEYLPAAPHHLGYRYKKAVYVEYTDRSFTQRKSTAETLLGPLLKGKVNDQIHITLKNLASRPFNIYPNGLTKIYLLRGSTNVAEKDLRSMGVPPNGTFGYVWRLTTDDGPLNRDPQCLTQLYQSTVSPDRDLASGLVGTLLICKSDAIDTRGRLIGPDKEWSVIFAVFDENRSWYVKENMEKSSKNSPNITDPEVYNSNVIYSVNGFMFSGRQFVLCKTDVAFWHVASVGTQSDFLSVYFTGNLFQYQDLYQSVLTLFPMTGVTVPLEPELLGEWEISAFDGTLKSRGMSIRYTVRPCDNGELPLVDHDRDEDISDYIDWIDMTPRGRRPQNRTMLVRVCKKPLTSKSAQSVNGSRHNVTDDKPEEAGSEGQSRCQLRKMRITSQEGAKPKMVLEEEIPQDILEEIEIDGEWANSQNETEHERARGVRQRRQAERNGTDIGSGASEDGGTQIEIGEQAVENRTDTVSEVKAEERSEMSNVNNGTKGELEESDKSLTNNSPLPNKTASSIKPTSSEERDQNHMRSKPKQLKAYLKDRKYNYTITNGNTTGIDMLLEYDDYNQEVNSTSDGFAMDYVDPRSGEVRYRHYYIAAEEITWDYGIRKPHQLIKPIEVRRGMRKFLPEYKKVVFRAYKDEAFLDPVGRGELQEHLGIMGPFIRTETNDLLTVIFKNKASRPYSFHLQGVYDHSQGAGIVQTHAFSAPPGVPGEPVAPGEARTYNWKITKKQGPADTEFDCKTGAYYSTVNKNRDLHSGLIGPLVICKPGTLRTRRYTQPDIQEFSLLFHTFDETKSWYMEENLQRHCAPPCQANTEDPWYHISNKFAAINGYVAETLPGLLVAQHQQVRWHLLNVGSDGEYHAVHFHGLPFTVHTKEEHRMGIYNLFPGVFGTVEMRPPTVGTWLVECTIGDYQLAGMRAKLLVYNPRCVSPLGMKSGRIDDSQITASDHIDNWQPRLARLDQSGYINAWMGRNKLSWLQVDLQRPTLLHGVQTQGVRARLRDNYVTFFTVSYSLNQETWTTYRGNITSQIKVFYGNMDSSRVKYNSFAPPFVARYVRIQPVDFKQNPALRLELLGCDLNSCSLPLGLQKRLISDSSFSASSFYSSLLRSWSPDLARLHLEGSANAWRPKNDNPHEWLQVDLNKIRRITGVVTQGARSLLTQMMVTEFSVTVSHDGRSWSSVLEENSQREKIFTGNTDPDEEAHAMFDPPLFGRFIRIHPRGWINHIALRLEVLGCDTQQGL; encoded by the exons ATGACAGGCACACtcctgccgccgccgccgctgctgctgctctccttcttcttcttcttcttcaccgGCGGAGAAGCGCAGATACCTGCCGCTGCTGTGAGGGAGTATTACATAGCAGCTGTAGAAATCGGTTGGGATTATATCCATCTGGACAGTGTTGACCCAGCGTCCGACCAAAG gaaatttAAAGATATTCCTCAAAAATACATCAAGGCCGTTTACAGGGAATACACCGACTCCACATACACGGTCCCCAGGCCGAGGCCAGCATGGACAG GAATTCAAGGTCCAGTGATTGTTGCCCAGGCGGGTGACAGGGTGGTGGTCCACTTCAAAAACCTGGCCTCTCAGCCCTACAGTATCAGCCCTGTGGGGATCACCTACTGGAAACAATCTGAAG GAGCTGGGTATGATGACTCCACAGCAGGccaggagaaggaggatgatGCCGTCTTTCCTGGAGGATACTACGAGTATGTGTGGGACATCAGTCCAAAGGACGGTCCCACCGTCAGTGACCCCGAGTGCCTCACCTACTCCTACTCATCACAGGTGGACACAGTGCGAGATGTCAACTCAGGACTCATTGGTGCCCTGCTCATCTGCAAATCAA GTGCCTTTGCTGATGACGGCCAGAGGAGAAATCCAGCTTTTGTGCTGATGTTTGCGGTGTTCGATGAGACCAAGAGCTGGTATGGAGAAGTGGGAGAGAGGATGAGCAGGGAGAGGTTCAAGAAGACCAGGACCAGGAAGGAATACCACACCATCAATGGTTATGTCAACTCGACGTTACCCG gtttAAAAATTTGTCAGGGCCGTAATCATGTGATCTGGCATGTGATTGGGATAGGCACGGCTCCAGAAATCCACTCCATTCAGTTTCAGGATCACTCTCTGGAG GTGCTGACCCATCGTAAAGTCACCATGGAGGTGACCCCTATGACATTCATCTCTGCAGAAATGAGACCTGCTACTTTAGGTCGCTTCCTTATCAGCTGTCAGATACATGCTCACCGCCACG ATGGTATGAACGCTTTCTTCACGGTGGAGAAATGTCCTGACCCCGTCACTCTGCCGGGACCCGACTTGCGTAATGTCAAACACCAGGACGATAGTGAAGAGTACAGTGAAGAAGACAGTGAGGATTACTTCAACATTATAAGCTTTCAGCCTAGGAAGCCACAAGTGCAAGCCAGATCCAGCGGGGGACAGCAGTCTAAAATCTGGGAGCATTACATCGCCATTGAAGAGGTCACCTGGGACTACGCTCCTCATCTCAAACCAACAGACAG TGAGCTGCAGTCTGAATATCTTCCTGCTGCTCCCCATCACCTGGGCTACAGGTATAAAAAGGCAGTGTATGTGGAGTACACCGACAGGTCTTTCACTCAGAGGAAGTCTACTGCAGAGACTCTGCTGGGTCCActtctgaaaggaaaagtcaaTGATCAAATCCAC ATCACTTTGAAAAACCTGGCCAGTCGCCCTTTCAATATCTACCCCAATGGCCTTACCAAGATCTATCTCCTGCGAGGATCCACAAATG TGGCAGAGAAGGACTTGCGCTCCATGGGAGTGCCCCCCAATGGGACGTTTGGTTACGTTTGGAGGCTAACAACAGATGATGGGCCTTTGAACAGAGACCCCCAGTGTCTGACACAGCTGTATCAGAGCACCGTCTCCCCCGACAGGGACTTGGCCTCTGGGCTGGTGGGCACCTTGCTCATCTGCAAGAGCGACGCCATTGACACCAGGGGACGCCTG ATTGGACCAGATAAAGAGTGGAGCGTgatatttgctgtgtttgatgAGAACAGAAGTTGGTATGTCAAGGAAAACATGGAGAAGTCCAGCAAAAACTCCCCTAACATCACTGACCCTGAGGTCTACAACTCCAATGTCATTTACA GTGTAAACGGCTTCATGTTCAGTGGGCGTCAGTTTGTGTTATGTAAAACTGACGTCGCCTTCTGGCATGTGGCCAGCGTTGGCACCCAGAGTGActtcctctctgtttatttCACGGGAAACCTCTTTCAGTACCAAGACCTCTATCAGTCCGTCCTCACCCTCTTCCCCATGACTGGTGTAACGGTTCCCTTGGAGCCTGAGCTGTTGG GTGAATGGGAGATTAGTGCCTTTGATGGCACCCTCAAGAGCCGGGGGATGAGCATCCGTTACACTGTCCGTCCTTGCGACAATGGAGAGCTCCCACTGGTCGATCATGATAGAGACGAAGATATCTCTGACTATATCGATTGGATAGATATGACGCCGAGGGGCAGAAGACCTCAAAATCGAACAATGTTGGTTCGAGTGTGCAAGAAACCCCTCACTAGTAAAAGTGCTCAATCAGTGAATGGCTCACGTCACAATGTCACTGATGATAAACCTGAGGAGGCTGGGTCTGAAGGACAGTCAAGATGTCAGCTGAGGAAAATGAGAATAACATCACAGGAAGgagcaaaacccaaaatggtGTTGGAGGAAGAAATCCCACAGGATATCTTGGAGGAAATAGAGATAGATGGGGAGTGGGCCAATTCTCAGAATGAGACTGAGCATGAAAGAGCGAGAGGTGTCAGACAGAGAAGGCAAGCAGAGCGCAATGGGACAGATATCGGTTCTGGAGCCTCAGAAGATGGAGGAACTCAGATAGAAATTGGAGAACAGGCTGTGGAAAATAGGACTGACACTGTTTCAGAGGTAAAAGCTGAGGAAAGGAGCGAAAtgtcaaatgtaaataatgGGACAAAAGGAGAGCTTGAAGAGAGCGACAAGTCCTTAACGAACAACAGTCCACTGCCGAACAAGACAGCCTCCAGTATAAAACCAACCAGTTCAGAGGAGAGGGATCAAAACCACATGCGGTCTAAGCCTAAGCAACTTAAAGCATATCTGAAGGATCGGAAATATAACTACACTATTACTAACGGCAACACAACAGGGATTGATATGTTGCTTGAGTATGATGACTACAACCAAGAG GTGAACAGCACATCAGATGGATTTGCAATGGATTATGTGGATCCACGCTCTGGAGAGGTCAGATATCGCCACTACTACATTGCTGCAGAAGAGATCACCTGGGACTACGGCATCAGAAAACCTCACCAACTCATCAAACCCAT AGAGGTGCGTCGAGGGATGAGGAAGTTCCTGCCAGAGTATAAGAAGGTGGTGTTTCGTGCCTACAAGGATGAAGCTTTCCTTGATCCCGTAGGCAGAGGAGAGCTCCAGGAACACCTGGGAATCATGGGACCTTTCATCAGAACAGAGACTAATGATCTCCTCACT GTGATCTTCAAGAACAAGGCATCCAGGCCTTACTCCTTTCACCTTCAGGGAGTCTATGACCACAGTCAAGGGGCTGGCATTGTCCAAACCCATGCCTTCTCTGCTCCACCTGGGGTCCCAGGAGAGCCTGTGGCTCCTGGGGAGGCGCGGACATATAACTGgaaaataaccaaaaaacaagGACCAGCAGACACTGAATTTGACTGCAAGACTGGGGCTTACTACTCCACTGTGAACAAG AACAGGGACCTTCATTCGGGTCTGATTGGTCCACTGGTGATCTGTAAACCCGGCACCCTCCGCACACGTCGGTACACGCAGCCAGACATCCAGGagttttccctcctttttcaCACGTTTGATGAAACTAAAAGCTGGTACATGGAGGAGAACCTGCAGCGGCACTGTGCTCCACCTTGTCAGGCCAACACCGAGGACCCCTGGTACCACATCAGCAACAAGTTTGCAG CGATAAATGGCTACGTGGCAGAGACGCTTCCAGGTCTGTTGGTCGCCCAGCACCAGCAAGTCAGATGGCACCTGCTGAATGTAGGAAGTGACGGAGAGTACCACGCTGTACACTTCCATGGTTTGCCTTTCACTGTCCACACTAAAGAGGAACATCGTATGGGGATCTACAACCTCTTCCCAG GAGTGTTTGGCACAGTGGAGATGAGACCCCCCACAGTTGGCACATGGCTGGTGGAGTGCACTATAGGGGACTATCAGCTGGCTGGCATGAGGGCCAAACTACTGGTCTATAATCCAC GATGTGTCTCACCTCTGGGGATGAAATCAGGAAGGATTGACGATTCCCAGATCACAGCGTCAGATCACATAG ATAACTGGCAGCCAAGGCTGGCGAGGCTGGATCAGTCTGGTTATATCAATGCCTGGATGGGCAGAAACAAGTTGTCATGGCTACAG GTTGATCTTCAGAGGCCCACTCTGCTGCATGGTGTGCAGACACAGGGAGTCAGGGCAAGGCTAAGAGATAACTACGTCACATTCTTTACCGTCTCCTACAGCCTGAACCAGGAGACCTGGACCACTTACAGGGGAAACATTACCAGCCAGATAAAA gTATTTTATGGCAACATGGACAGCTCCAGGGTGAAATACAACAGCTTTGCTCCACCATTTGTGGCTCGTTATGTCAGGATTCAGCCGGTGGACTTCAAACAAAATCCTGCTCTCCGACTGGAGCTGCTGGGCTGTGACCTCAACA gCTGCTCTCTCCCCCTCGGGCTCCAAAAGAGGTTGATTTCTGACAGCAGCTTTAGTGCCTCCTCATTTTACTCCTCTCTGCTGCGAAGCTGGTCCCCCGATCTCGCCCGCCTGCATCTGGAAGGGAGCGCCAATGCCTGGAGGCCAAAG AACGACAACCCCCATGAGTGGCTGCAGGTTGACTTGAATAAAATAAGGCGCATCACAGGTGTTGTGACCCAAGGAGCACGATCACTGCTGACCCAGATGATGGTGACAGAGTTCTCGGTCACGGTCAGCCATGATGGACGCTCCTGGAGCAGTGTGTTAGAGGAGAACTCCCAAAGAGAAAAG ATCTTCACAGGAAACACTGATCCAGACGAAGAGGCTCACGCTATGTTTGATCCCCCTCTGTTCGGCCGCTTCATCCGTATCCACCCACGGGGTTGGATCAACCACATCGCCCTGCGTCTGGAGGTCCTGGGCTGTGATACGCAGCAGGGGCTTTGA